From the bacterium genome, one window contains:
- a CDS encoding helix-turn-helix transcriptional regulator — protein MDFYQRIGARLRALRLREGLSQAGLGARLGLTAGAINRYEAGRRRVPLKDLPRIASILRVTPATLLGTERPGTRSGRRIDQVREEAPAYGRRRSGRGDVEAYVRALSPARLRALARRAGLADPSDPAVLRRYAALIAKDFSRRRD, from the coding sequence ATGGACTTCTACCAGCGAATCGGCGCTCGGCTCCGGGCACTCCGCCTGCGGGAGGGGCTTTCGCAGGCCGGTCTTGGGGCTCGACTCGGACTGACGGCCGGCGCAATCAACCGGTATGAGGCCGGGCGGCGCCGGGTGCCCCTCAAGGACCTGCCGCGGATCGCGTCGATCCTGCGCGTTACGCCCGCGACGCTGCTCGGAACGGAGCGGCCCGGAACGCGGAGCGGCCGGCGGATCGACCAGGTGCGCGAGGAAGCACCGGCGTACGGACGGCGCCGCTCAGGCCGGGGGGACGTCGAGGCATACGTGCGCGCGCTCTCGCCCGCACGCCTTCGCGCGCTCGCGAGACGGGCGGGGCTCGCCGACCCCTCCGATCCTGCGGTCCTTCGCCGCTACGCCGCCCTGATCGCCAAGGATTTCAGCCGCCGCCGGGACTAG
- a CDS encoding metal-dependent transcriptional regulator — MSAITGVMQDYLKAIYKLQQGRDAVSTSEIAERLDVSAASATNMVKRLARLRLVAYSRYQGFVLTPAGERIALEIIRHHRLIELYLTQHLGVPLEHVHTEAERMEHVLSDEVETRMATALGNPVQDPHGDPIPSPDGTMRDVRYPTLDTLAPGSQGVVAHVSDHSPALLRRLSRLGVLPGVVLTMLARRRNGCEVEIDGRRLTLSHTLSESVRVQ; from the coding sequence GTGTCGGCGATCACCGGGGTGATGCAAGATTACCTCAAGGCGATCTACAAGCTCCAACAGGGTCGCGACGCCGTCTCGACGTCGGAGATCGCCGAGCGCCTCGACGTGTCGGCGGCGTCGGCGACGAACATGGTCAAGCGCCTCGCGCGCCTGAGGCTGGTCGCGTATTCGCGCTACCAGGGATTCGTCCTCACGCCCGCGGGCGAGCGGATCGCCCTGGAGATCATCCGCCACCACCGGCTGATCGAACTCTACCTCACGCAACACCTCGGCGTTCCCCTCGAGCACGTTCACACCGAGGCGGAGCGGATGGAGCACGTCCTCTCCGACGAAGTGGAGACGCGGATGGCGACGGCGCTCGGGAACCCGGTCCAAGACCCTCACGGGGACCCAATCCCCTCGCCGGACGGAACGATGCGCGACGTCCGCTATCCGACGCTGGACACGCTGGCGCCCGGATCGCAGGGCGTCGTGGCGCACGTCAGCGACCACAGTCCCGCGCTGCTCCGCCGCCTGTCACGCCTCGGGGTGCTCCCGGGCGTCGTGCTCACGATGCTGGCCCGCCGGCGCAACGGCTGCGAAGTGGAAATCGACGGACGGCGGTTGACCCTCTCGCACACCCTGAGCGAAAGCGTGCGCGTGCAATAG
- the hisC gene encoding histidinol-phosphate transaminase yields MNEPVKTRPHPLARKALAAIDPYVPGRSAEEVRERYGLSTVAKLGSNENPLGVSPRIRDALVGAIDGVQQYPDPTCAQLRRRLAPKFGGTPDHICVANGVDNVLTCLGLAFLDAGDRCVMGAPSYTAYAALARLMNAVPVEVPLRDWRLDLPAMTEAAANAKMAIVCNPNNPTGTIVTHAEVATFLRRLPAATLAVLDEAYAEFADDPAFPDSAALLAGHPNLIVLRTFSKIYGLAGLRVGYAVAAPDIIACLNQVREPFPVDRLAQAAAGAILDDEAYVRASYENNRAGRAWLTAALSDLGVEAIPSQANYVLVNLGRPADEVARQLLPYGVIIRPGAMWRLPAWARVTIGTAGENRRVIASLRTVLEAK; encoded by the coding sequence GTGAACGAACCCGTCAAGACCCGGCCTCACCCCCTGGCGAGAAAGGCGCTGGCGGCGATCGATCCGTATGTTCCCGGCCGATCCGCAGAAGAGGTCCGCGAACGCTACGGATTGTCGACGGTCGCCAAGCTGGGCAGCAATGAAAACCCGTTGGGCGTCTCGCCGCGCATCAGGGATGCGCTCGTGGGCGCGATCGACGGCGTCCAGCAGTACCCCGACCCAACCTGCGCCCAACTGCGGCGGCGGTTGGCCCCGAAATTCGGGGGCACGCCGGACCATATTTGCGTTGCCAACGGCGTCGACAACGTGCTGACGTGTCTTGGGCTCGCGTTTCTCGATGCCGGCGACCGGTGCGTGATGGGCGCGCCGAGCTATACCGCGTACGCGGCGCTGGCGCGCCTGATGAACGCCGTCCCCGTCGAGGTACCGTTGCGCGACTGGCGTCTCGACCTGCCCGCCATGACCGAGGCGGCGGCGAACGCCAAGATGGCCATCGTCTGCAATCCCAACAATCCGACCGGGACGATCGTCACGCACGCCGAGGTCGCGACGTTCCTCCGGCGCCTTCCCGCGGCCACGCTCGCCGTGCTCGACGAGGCCTACGCCGAGTTCGCCGACGATCCGGCGTTTCCGGACTCGGCGGCGCTGCTCGCCGGCCACCCCAACCTGATCGTGCTGCGGACGTTCTCGAAGATTTACGGACTCGCCGGGCTGCGCGTCGGGTACGCGGTCGCCGCGCCCGACATCATCGCCTGCCTGAACCAGGTCCGGGAGCCGTTTCCCGTCGACCGGCTGGCGCAGGCCGCGGCCGGGGCCATCCTGGACGACGAGGCGTATGTCCGCGCCAGCTACGAGAACAACCGGGCGGGACGGGCGTGGCTGACCGCCGCGTTGTCGGACCTCGGAGTCGAAGCGATCCCGAGCCAGGCGAACTACGTGCTGGTCAACCTCGGCCGTCCCGCCGATGAGGTCGCCCGGCAGCTGCTCCCCTACGGCGTGATCATCAGGCCGGGTGCCATGTGGCGCCTGCCGGCGTGGGCCCGCGTGACGATCGGCACCGCCGGCGAGAACCGGCGCGTTATTGCCTCGCTGCGGACCGTGCTCGAGGCGAAATGA
- the hutU gene encoding urocanate hydratase produces MSGPRPVRAPRGTALSCKGWPQEAALRMLMNNLDPEVAERPDELIVYGGTGRAARSWACFDAIVGALRGLEPDDTLLVQSGKPVAVFRSHPDAPRVLITNAMLVPAWATWDEFRRLEALGLTMYGQMTAGSWIYIGTQGIIQGTYETFAALARRHFGGSLRGRLVLTAGLGGMGGAQPLAITMNGGVALVVEADPERIDRRARAGWVDEATSSLDAALYAAERAVRDRRPRSIALLGNAAGRYHEVLGRGVPVDVVTDQTSAHDLLGGYIPDGLGAAEAAALRHSDPRAYVAQAEASVARHVEAMLAFQRRGAVVFDYGNNIRAQAHQAGVADAFAFPGFVPAYVRPLFCEGRGPFRWVALSGDPDDIHKTDDLVLRLFPEQETLTRWIRLAGERVPFQGLPARVCWLGYGERARFGLAINEMVARGELRAPVVIGRDHLDTGSVASPYRETEGMADGSDAIADWPILNALLNAAGGATWVSVHHGGGVGIGYSIHAGMVIVADGTPDAARRLERVLTTDPGIGIVRHADAGYPEAQEAARRYGIRRPLD; encoded by the coding sequence ATGAGCGGACCGCGCCCCGTGCGCGCGCCGCGCGGCACGGCGCTGTCCTGCAAGGGCTGGCCGCAGGAAGCGGCGCTGCGCATGCTGATGAACAACCTCGACCCCGAGGTCGCCGAGCGTCCCGACGAGCTGATCGTCTACGGCGGGACCGGGCGGGCGGCCCGGTCCTGGGCGTGCTTCGACGCGATCGTCGGCGCCCTGCGCGGCCTCGAACCGGACGACACGCTGCTGGTGCAGTCCGGCAAGCCGGTCGCAGTCTTCCGGTCGCATCCCGACGCGCCGCGCGTGCTGATCACAAACGCGATGCTGGTACCGGCCTGGGCCACCTGGGATGAATTCCGCCGGCTCGAGGCCCTCGGTCTCACGATGTACGGCCAGATGACCGCGGGCTCGTGGATCTACATCGGCACGCAGGGGATCATCCAGGGCACGTACGAGACCTTTGCCGCCCTCGCGCGGCGCCATTTCGGCGGCAGCCTGCGGGGGCGGCTCGTGCTCACCGCCGGGCTCGGCGGCATGGGCGGCGCCCAGCCGCTCGCGATCACGATGAACGGCGGCGTCGCGCTGGTGGTGGAGGCCGATCCCGAACGGATCGACCGGCGGGCGCGCGCCGGGTGGGTGGACGAGGCGACGTCGAGCCTCGACGCCGCGCTGTACGCGGCCGAGCGGGCCGTCCGCGACCGGCGCCCCCGCTCCATCGCGCTCCTCGGCAACGCGGCCGGCCGCTACCACGAGGTGCTCGGGCGCGGCGTGCCGGTCGACGTCGTGACGGATCAGACCTCCGCGCACGACCTGCTGGGCGGGTACATTCCGGACGGGCTCGGCGCGGCCGAGGCGGCGGCGTTGCGGCACAGCGATCCGCGGGCGTACGTCGCCCAAGCCGAGGCGTCGGTGGCCCGGCACGTCGAGGCCATGCTGGCGTTCCAGCGCCGCGGGGCGGTCGTGTTCGATTACGGCAACAACATCCGCGCGCAGGCGCACCAGGCCGGCGTCGCCGACGCGTTCGCGTTTCCAGGCTTCGTCCCGGCCTACGTACGGCCGCTGTTCTGCGAAGGACGGGGACCGTTCCGGTGGGTCGCGCTGTCCGGCGATCCCGACGACATCCACAAGACGGACGACCTCGTCCTGCGGCTCTTTCCCGAGCAGGAGACCCTCACGCGGTGGATCCGGCTCGCCGGCGAGCGGGTGCCGTTCCAGGGCCTGCCGGCCCGGGTCTGCTGGCTCGGCTACGGCGAGCGGGCGCGGTTCGGCCTCGCGATCAACGAGATGGTCGCGCGCGGCGAGTTGCGGGCCCCGGTCGTGATCGGCCGCGACCACCTCGACACCGGGTCGGTCGCCTCCCCCTACCGCGAGACCGAGGGCATGGCCGACGGGAGCGACGCGATCGCGGACTGGCCGATCCTCAACGCCCTCCTCAACGCAGCCGGCGGCGCCACGTGGGTGTCGGTCCACCACGGCGGGGGGGTCGGGATCGGGTACTCGATTCACGCGGGTATGGTCATCGTCGCAGACGGAACGCCGGACGCGGCACGCCGGCTCGAGCGGGTGCTGACCACAGACCCCGGCATCGGCATCGTCCGCCACGCCGACGCCGGCTATCCCGAGGCGCAGGAGGCGGCGCGCCGGTACGGGATCCGGCGGCCGTTGGACTGA
- a CDS encoding ABC transporter ATP-binding protein, translating to MALRDVAVAFRARGGGEIAAIDRLSLDVADREIVSIVGPSGCGKSTLLRLIAGLVRPSSGEIRLDGRAVSDPGADRGMVFQSYTLFPWLTVQGNVEFGPRLRGLAEAARRDVATRFIQMVGLAGFEHAYPKELSGGMMQRVAIARALANDPEVLLMDEPFGALDAQTRAFMQELLLDIWQKTPKTILFVTHDIDEALFLGDRVYVMTARPGRFRDEVRLDLPRPRTLEITMSPAFVEAKRRVLAIIREEAAKAMGLERPAPGGPA from the coding sequence CTGGCGCTGCGCGACGTCGCGGTGGCGTTCCGGGCCCGCGGCGGCGGTGAGATCGCCGCGATCGACCGCCTGTCGCTCGACGTCGCCGATCGGGAGATCGTGAGCATCGTCGGGCCGAGCGGTTGCGGCAAGAGCACGCTGTTGCGGCTGATCGCGGGGCTCGTCCGTCCCTCGTCGGGGGAGATCCGCCTCGACGGGCGCGCCGTCAGCGATCCGGGCGCCGACCGCGGGATGGTGTTTCAGTCGTACACGCTGTTCCCGTGGCTCACCGTGCAAGGCAACGTCGAGTTCGGTCCGCGCCTCCGCGGGCTCGCCGAGGCGGCGCGGCGCGACGTCGCCACGCGGTTTATTCAAATGGTGGGGCTGGCGGGGTTCGAGCACGCCTACCCCAAGGAGCTCTCAGGGGGGATGATGCAGCGCGTCGCCATCGCGCGCGCCCTGGCCAACGACCCCGAAGTGCTGCTGATGGACGAGCCGTTCGGGGCTTTGGACGCGCAGACGCGCGCGTTCATGCAGGAGCTGCTGCTCGACATCTGGCAGAAGACGCCGAAGACGATCCTGTTCGTCACTCACGACATCGACGAGGCGCTCTTTCTCGGCGACCGGGTCTACGTCATGACGGCCCGGCCGGGGCGCTTCCGGGACGAGGTCCGGCTCGATCTGCCGCGCCCGCGGACGCTCGAGATCACGATGTCGCCGGCGTTCGTCGAGGCCAAGCGCCGCGTTCTTGCCATCATCCGGGAGGAGGCCGCCAAAGCGATGGGCCTGGAACGTCCGGCGCCGGGTGGCCCGGCGTGA
- a CDS encoding divalent metal cation transporter, with amino-acid sequence MEGRTEYLRAPEAVILRPDRPGAPGGAPPDEITHEDLDRARDRLAVARARDPRGSRLRWLRLSWLLVGPGVLVFLGENDAPSMLSYAASGAQFGVGFFVPFVLLTFLMGFVVQEMTVRLGAVTHRGHAELIFDRFGRFWGRFAMGDLVLGNFLTLVTEFIGVRAGLGFFGVPPLIAVSGSMVLVFGVLLTHRYWTWERITLGLAIFNGLFVPAALLAHPQWGAIGHAFATWSPMPKGGLLKPDTFLLIMADIGATVTPWMLFFQQSAVADKGLQERDIRGGRLDTLLGTLLAATFAIATIVATAPLFAKGINAGDYQAAQFAQALRPLIGHVGATLFALGIFEAGLVAAMTISTSSAYAFGEVLGTPHSLNRPLWESWSFYAVLLGSAFAAGALVLIPGAPLEYIILVVNVIAVLAMPPALLFLVVLCNDREVMGEHTTGRWGNIAVWTVTVLLVLAGLGFGLMTVFPKLFGGGG; translated from the coding sequence ATGGAAGGACGGACCGAATATCTCCGGGCACCCGAGGCCGTCATCCTTCGGCCCGATCGGCCCGGAGCGCCCGGGGGGGCCCCGCCCGACGAGATTACCCACGAGGACCTGGATCGGGCTCGGGATCGTCTGGCTGTGGCTCGGGCGCGGGATCCCAGGGGCTCGCGTCTGCGCTGGCTCCGGCTGTCCTGGCTGCTCGTCGGGCCCGGCGTGCTGGTGTTCCTTGGCGAGAACGACGCACCGAGCATGCTCTCCTATGCGGCGTCGGGCGCGCAGTTCGGCGTCGGATTCTTCGTACCGTTTGTGCTGCTCACGTTCCTGATGGGCTTTGTCGTCCAGGAGATGACGGTCCGCCTCGGCGCGGTGACGCACCGCGGGCATGCCGAACTCATCTTCGATCGGTTCGGCCGGTTCTGGGGCCGGTTTGCGATGGGCGACCTGGTCCTGGGCAACTTCCTGACCTTGGTGACGGAATTCATCGGGGTCCGGGCCGGGCTGGGCTTCTTTGGAGTCCCCCCGCTGATCGCGGTGAGCGGCTCCATGGTCCTGGTGTTCGGCGTCCTCCTCACGCACCGCTACTGGACTTGGGAGCGCATCACGCTCGGGCTGGCGATCTTCAACGGCCTCTTCGTCCCGGCGGCCCTGCTCGCGCATCCGCAGTGGGGGGCGATCGGGCACGCCTTTGCCACGTGGTCCCCCATGCCCAAGGGAGGCCTCCTGAAACCGGATACCTTCCTGCTGATCATGGCGGACATCGGGGCCACCGTGACGCCGTGGATGCTCTTCTTTCAGCAGAGCGCCGTGGCCGACAAGGGATTGCAGGAGCGCGACATCCGAGGCGGCCGGCTCGACACGCTCCTGGGCACGCTGCTGGCGGCGACCTTCGCGATCGCCACGATCGTCGCGACCGCCCCGTTGTTCGCGAAAGGGATCAACGCGGGCGACTACCAGGCGGCGCAGTTCGCCCAGGCGCTGCGGCCGTTGATCGGGCATGTGGGCGCCACTCTCTTCGCCCTGGGCATCTTCGAAGCGGGACTCGTTGCCGCAATGACCATTTCCACGTCGTCCGCGTACGCGTTCGGCGAGGTGTTGGGCACGCCGCACAGCCTGAACCGGCCGCTGTGGGAGAGCTGGAGCTTCTACGCGGTGCTGCTGGGGTCTGCCTTTGCGGCGGGAGCACTCGTCTTGATTCCAGGCGCTCCCCTCGAGTACATCATTCTTGTCGTCAACGTCATTGCCGTTCTCGCGATGCCGCCTGCGCTGCTCTTCCTGGTCGTCCTGTGCAACGATCGCGAGGTGATGGGCGAGCACACGACCGGACGGTGGGGGAACATTGCCGTGTGGACGGTGACGGTCCTGTTGGTCCTCGCGGGGCTCGGGTTCGGGCTCATGACGGTGTTCCCCAAGCTGTTCGGCGGGGGCGGGTAG
- a CDS encoding ABC transporter substrate-binding protein — protein MTRCGSRWGVLILMAVLVAGPAGWSAGPARAAAQTLHLGYSTWVGYGPLFLARDYRYFDEAGVNVELTNIEDPKLRFAALAAGRLDGLVTTLDTMSLYWKPNFQIQAVLGLDDSKGGDGIVSKDTIKSIRDLRGRRVAFNEGSVSHFFLSVLLRQNGMTEKDVKAINMRQDDAGAAFLGGKVDAAVTWEPWLSRAKQAPHGHILVDSSKTPGLIVDVLVIRRDVLRAHPEAVRAAIVGWYKAVDFWKKNPADADRVMAKAVGGWLKDVKTFQATLDGVRYYDEAINRQYMAPGGQIYVTAQNAIDIWSSLGKITTREAAGDLVNNAFVLAK, from the coding sequence GTGACGCGATGTGGCAGCAGATGGGGCGTGCTCATCCTAATGGCGGTGCTCGTCGCCGGACCCGCCGGCTGGTCTGCCGGCCCGGCCCGCGCGGCGGCGCAGACGCTGCACCTCGGCTACTCGACGTGGGTCGGGTACGGCCCGCTCTTTTTGGCGCGCGATTACCGGTATTTCGACGAGGCCGGGGTGAACGTCGAACTGACCAACATCGAAGATCCGAAACTGCGCTTCGCGGCGCTCGCCGCAGGCAGACTGGACGGACTCGTCACGACGCTCGACACGATGAGCCTCTACTGGAAGCCGAACTTCCAGATCCAGGCGGTCCTCGGGCTGGACGACAGCAAGGGCGGGGACGGCATCGTTTCCAAGGACACGATCAAATCGATCAGGGACCTGCGCGGCAGGCGCGTCGCTTTCAACGAAGGCTCCGTGTCGCATTTCTTCCTGAGCGTGCTCCTGCGGCAGAACGGGATGACTGAGAAGGACGTCAAGGCCATCAACATGCGGCAGGACGACGCCGGCGCCGCGTTCTTGGGCGGTAAGGTGGATGCCGCGGTCACGTGGGAGCCGTGGCTGTCCCGGGCCAAGCAGGCGCCACACGGCCACATCCTCGTGGACAGCAGCAAGACTCCGGGGCTGATCGTCGACGTGCTGGTGATTCGGCGGGACGTGTTGCGCGCGCATCCCGAGGCGGTCCGGGCGGCGATTGTCGGCTGGTACAAGGCCGTGGATTTCTGGAAGAAGAACCCCGCGGACGCGGACCGGGTCATGGCCAAGGCCGTCGGCGGCTGGCTCAAGGACGTGAAAACCTTCCAGGCGACGCTCGACGGCGTCCGCTACTACGACGAGGCGATCAACCGTCAGTACATGGCGCCGGGCGGGCAGATCTACGTCACGGCGCAGAACGCGATCGACATTTGGAGCTCGCTCGGCAAGATCACGACGCGCGAGGCCGCCGGCGACCTCGTCAACAACGCCTTCGTGCTCGCCAAGTAG
- a CDS encoding helix-turn-helix transcriptional regulator: protein MRVRLRRAAVEVAIARRNLTKTALARKTGLHRTHLSDLLAGRTYPGPKTRQRLLEVLGGTFDEFFEIVDPARRRRRLRDLVDLC, encoded by the coding sequence ATGAGAGTTCGCCTGAGGCGGGCGGCGGTCGAAGTCGCGATCGCGCGTCGCAATTTGACCAAGACGGCGCTTGCCCGCAAAACCGGGTTGCACCGAACCCATCTCTCAGATCTGCTGGCGGGCCGGACCTATCCCGGCCCGAAGACACGGCAGCGGCTGCTCGAGGTGCTGGGTGGCACATTCGATGAGTTCTTCGAGATCGTTGACCCGGCCCGGCGGCGCAGGAGGCTTCGTGATCTGGTCGATCTATGCTGA
- the speB gene encoding agmatinase, translated as MRGFEPPNAFRSPRFAQLSTFMRLPYQPDPAGLDVAILGIPFDGGVSFRPGARFGPKEVRNNSLLIRPYNPALRTSPFRRMKVADCGDVDTNPMDILDTYARVEAAVGRILAAGAVPACVGGDHSLTLPIMRAVVKARGPLALVHFDSHQDMWEEYFGNRYFHGTPFRRAHEEGLYDGKATVQFGIRGPVYDEDDFAFGEQHGVTVVRADDIHRDGVPAALDRLTRVRGRAVYVSFDIDSVDPAFAPGTGTPEVGGLTSAQALALVRGLAGLEIAGFDIVEVSPPYDQSGITSMLAANVLFELLSVIALGRR; from the coding sequence GTGAGGGGATTCGAACCGCCCAACGCCTTCCGGTCGCCGAGGTTCGCGCAGCTCTCCACGTTCATGCGCCTGCCGTACCAGCCGGATCCGGCGGGGCTCGACGTCGCGATCCTCGGCATCCCGTTCGACGGCGGCGTCAGCTTCCGGCCGGGCGCGCGATTCGGCCCAAAGGAGGTTCGCAACAACTCGCTGCTCATCCGTCCCTACAATCCCGCGCTCCGGACGTCGCCGTTTCGCCGGATGAAGGTGGCCGACTGCGGCGACGTGGACACAAACCCGATGGATATCCTCGACACCTACGCGCGCGTCGAGGCGGCCGTCGGCCGCATCCTCGCCGCGGGGGCGGTGCCGGCCTGCGTCGGCGGAGATCACTCGCTCACGCTGCCGATCATGCGCGCGGTGGTGAAGGCGCGCGGGCCGCTCGCGCTCGTGCACTTCGACAGCCATCAGGATATGTGGGAGGAGTACTTCGGGAACCGCTACTTCCACGGGACCCCGTTCCGGCGGGCGCACGAAGAGGGCCTCTACGACGGGAAAGCGACCGTCCAGTTCGGGATCCGGGGCCCGGTGTACGATGAGGACGACTTCGCGTTCGGTGAGCAGCATGGGGTCACGGTGGTCCGCGCGGACGACATTCACCGCGACGGCGTCCCGGCGGCGCTCGACCGGCTCACCCGCGTGCGCGGCCGCGCGGTCTACGTCTCGTTCGACATCGACTCGGTGGATCCGGCCTTCGCGCCGGGGACCGGGACGCCCGAAGTCGGCGGACTGACGAGCGCCCAGGCGCTCGCGCTCGTCCGCGGACTCGCGGGGCTCGAGATCGCCGGCTTCGACATCGTCGAGGTGTCGCCGCCGTACGATCAGAGCGGCATCACCTCCATGCTGGCCGCGAACGTGCTCTTCGAACTGCTGTCGGTGATCGCGCTCGGCCGGCGGTGA
- a CDS encoding ABC transporter permease, whose translation MSLASARPDVRRAPRGLAQYFRPQEPIPRRTYLGILIASAGGLLGLWCGLTYGGLVQPLFLPTPTAIIRSGIDMAADGSLAENAGASLYVIVTGWALAVAAGVPTGILMGSFKAVEALIEPVVDFVRYLPVSALIPLLILYIGIGTSEKIAVIFIGTFFQLVLLVADVAAHVPREQIDVSYTLGASRAQVIRRVLLPATLPGVMDTLRITMGWAWTYLVVAELVSADRGLGYLILNSMRGLFTDRIFVGLITIGGLGLGFDLLFKWLHRRLLPWSPKA comes from the coding sequence GTGAGCCTCGCGTCCGCCCGCCCGGACGTTCGCCGTGCCCCCCGCGGTCTCGCGCAGTACTTCCGGCCGCAGGAGCCGATCCCGCGGCGGACGTATCTCGGCATCCTGATCGCGAGCGCCGGGGGGCTCCTGGGACTCTGGTGCGGGCTGACGTACGGCGGCCTCGTTCAGCCGCTGTTCCTGCCGACCCCCACGGCGATCATCCGGTCCGGCATCGACATGGCCGCCGACGGCAGCCTGGCGGAGAACGCGGGCGCGAGCCTCTACGTCATCGTGACCGGCTGGGCGCTCGCCGTCGCGGCCGGCGTGCCGACCGGCATCCTGATGGGCTCCTTCAAGGCCGTCGAGGCGTTGATCGAGCCGGTCGTCGACTTCGTCCGGTACCTCCCGGTCAGCGCGCTCATCCCGCTGCTGATCCTCTACATCGGCATCGGCACGTCCGAGAAGATCGCGGTGATCTTCATCGGCACGTTCTTCCAGCTCGTGCTGCTGGTCGCCGACGTCGCCGCGCACGTGCCGCGCGAGCAGATCGACGTGTCGTACACGCTCGGCGCGTCCCGGGCGCAGGTGATCCGGCGCGTGCTGCTGCCGGCCACGCTGCCCGGCGTGATGGACACGCTGCGGATCACGATGGGGTGGGCGTGGACGTACCTCGTCGTCGCCGAGCTCGTCTCGGCGGACCGCGGACTCGGTTACCTGATTTTGAACTCGATGCGGGGCCTCTTCACGGACCGGATCTTCGTGGGCCTCATCACGATCGGCGGCCTGGGATTGGGGTTCGACCTGCTCTTCAAATGGCTGCACCGCCGGCTGCTGCCGTGGTCGCCGAAGGCCTGA
- a CDS encoding LD-carboxypeptidase: MIGLVSPSGPTRPGGNGATPESVARTRRRLHDVGFRTVVAPHAFDARGYLAGADADRAADLQEMLENPAIQGVLCIRGGYGAHRLLDRLDYRAIGRSPKVFIGYSDITALHLAIHTQCGFVSFHGPMAGAIAQADPHDYLELLRAVCRTAPLGRLVNPPGAPPIETLVPGVAAGDLIGGNAALLTGLLGTRFAPDPTAFRGKILFLEDLGDRLYRLDRKLAHLRLAGILEAAAGIIIGECRYTQEAGDTLTLRHILDDHIVALGKPAIYGLACGHGEYHLTLPIGVRARLDATERSVVIEEPGVEG, from the coding sequence ATGATCGGGCTCGTATCCCCGTCGGGCCCTACGCGTCCGGGCGGCAACGGCGCGACCCCGGAGAGCGTCGCGCGCACCCGGCGGCGGCTGCACGACGTCGGGTTCCGCACCGTGGTGGCCCCGCACGCCTTCGATGCGCGCGGCTATCTCGCCGGCGCCGACGCGGACCGCGCGGCCGACCTGCAGGAAATGCTGGAGAACCCGGCGATCCAGGGCGTGCTGTGCATTCGCGGCGGGTACGGCGCCCACCGGCTGCTCGACCGCTTAGACTATCGGGCGATCGGCCGGTCCCCGAAGGTCTTCATCGGCTACAGCGACATCACCGCGCTGCATCTGGCCATCCACACACAATGCGGATTCGTGTCGTTTCACGGCCCCATGGCCGGCGCGATTGCCCAGGCCGATCCGCACGATTACCTGGAGCTGCTTCGCGCGGTCTGCCGGACGGCACCGCTCGGCCGGCTCGTCAATCCGCCCGGTGCGCCCCCGATCGAGACCTTGGTACCGGGGGTCGCCGCAGGTGACCTGATCGGCGGCAACGCGGCGCTGCTCACCGGCCTGCTCGGCACGCGATTTGCGCCGGACCCGACGGCCTTCCGCGGGAAGATTCTCTTCCTCGAGGACCTGGGGGACCGGCTCTACCGGCTCGACCGCAAACTGGCGCATCTGCGCCTTGCCGGGATTCTGGAGGCCGCCGCCGGCATCATCATCGGAGAATGCCGGTACACGCAGGAAGCGGGCGACACCCTAACCCTGCGGCACATTCTGGACGACCACATCGTGGCGCTCGGCAAGCCGGCCATCTACGGCTTGGCCTGCGGGCACGGCGAGTATCACCTCACCCTGCCGATCGGGGTCCGGGCGCGCCTCGATGCCACGGAACGCAGCGTCGTCATCGAGGAGCCCGGAGTCGAAGGTTAG
- a CDS encoding ATP-binding protein, giving the protein MPREPATPRRARHYLAPRLYRLGMHPEAVDELLLAVGEAVTNAVVHGGVGLTPADPRQAEGGGPPAVTIPDVVMVELITRDDYVVIAVTSPSERWRVPTGELPSDPEAPGGRGLFLMRQFTDALRIEQGRRGTTVYLIRRVRPGRLDETRRRRPVSTSPGHRRAG; this is encoded by the coding sequence TTGCCGAGAGAGCCGGCCACGCCGCGCCGGGCGAGGCACTATCTCGCTCCACGGCTCTACCGGCTCGGCATGCATCCCGAGGCGGTCGATGAGCTCCTCCTCGCGGTCGGTGAGGCCGTCACGAACGCGGTGGTGCACGGCGGCGTTGGGCTGACGCCCGCGGACCCGCGGCAGGCCGAAGGTGGCGGTCCTCCGGCGGTCACCATCCCGGACGTGGTCATGGTCGAACTCATTACCCGCGACGATTACGTCGTGATCGCCGTGACCAGCCCCTCGGAGCGCTGGCGCGTGCCCACCGGGGAGCTCCCGTCCGACCCCGAGGCCCCAGGCGGTCGTGGATTGTTCCTGATGCGGCAGTTCACCGACGCGCTGCGCATCGAACAGGGCCGGCGGGGCACGACCGTCTATCTGATCAGACGCGTCCGGCCCGGCCGGTTAGACGAGACGCGGCGGCGGCGTCCAGTATCCACGTCACCCGGCCATCGACGGGCCGGATGA